The DNA sequence aaatatttgcatataaatattaaatgtaaAACAGAACGTACCGCTCTAAAGTGGTTCTGTTTTCAAAAACAAGAAAGTCACCATTAGGGGTAGGCAGCCTCCAAAAGTAGCCATAGCCGATCACCCTTTGGACGGCTGTGATTTGGAAATAACCTCAACGGGATCCGGACACAGgtggcttttatttatttattatattttttaacattgttttgaaattgttttttagtttcttttacattgttttaatttaagattattttacatttttttaattttaatatagatatatcatgtgttaattttaataatatattatatttaatttataattaaaaatttatattatcaacTCGATGTATAGATTCTAGAgctcatataataaaataataatatggtataatttgatttgaaagaataaaaattttaaaatttaaatcttataaattaaatattataatttaagtgatgtagattatatattttataatttcacatatcttaatattaatttataaatttgatttttataaaatatcttaaatagAATTATCTAATTCTATAACAAATCTTTGTGTGTAATACTATATATTCTATTTTcattcaattatatataatatgataaatataagatatttatatgatgtataaaattttattcgtTAACtcatctttataaaaataaaggattatttaaattgagaaaatatttaaattcatctcattttattattataatttttttaaattcatatataaaatataatcaataatttaaattttttaaattaaaaataaaaataatattaaaatataatattttaataatattttattttattttcctttcatcttatcaaattctaaaataaatactCCCCCTGAAACTATAATTAATCCTTAAAAAGACGTTAACCTGTAGACAACAGTGAACCAGCCAGCTTAATTGTGGGCCCCCCACTCTCACGGAAACGGATGGTATCTGCGGCTCGGCTTCTCCAGTCTCCCATACAAAGCCATTACTGATCCTTCACGCCGTCCATTGTCAGACAGCCCTTCCGTTTTCACGGAACTTCCATGTCCTCTGCTCAACCTTTATAAACCCCCTTCACCCGCTCTTACCTTCTCACCGGTACACGGACTTACTGAGTCAGAGTGAGAGTCCGAGTTATATACCAGAGAGAGGTACTCAATGGAGAGCCATGGCTCGTCGTTCTCGAGCCTCCAAGCCTACTTTCGGGCACTGTCTCAGACCCCCACCCGCCTTTCCCGCCGTGCCGGCTCCGTTTCCACCTCCTTCGACGAGGTCAGCCGGGTCCGGGCTCGTTCAGGTCCCTATATGCAGCGGACGCTCCGATGGTTCGACCTCGTCGGATTCGGCGTCGGCGGCATGGTCGGTGCCGGCGTCTTCGTCAGCACAGGCCGGGGCGCTCTCTGTGCCGGCCCTGCTCTCGTCCTCTCCTACGCCATTGCCGGCCTCTGTGCCCTGCTTTCCGCCTTCTGCTATACCGAGTTCGCCGTCGATATGCCCGTCGCTGGTGGTGCCTTCAGCTACCTCCGCGTCACTTTTGGTTAGTTCGTGACCGCCACCCTAACCcactttgtttttattaaaattttcttcttagcGCATATATCACCACCACCGTCACTAATATTCCTCATTGAGTTTGCGCAGGCGAGTTCGCCGCATTTTTGACCGGTGCGAACCTCGTGATGGACTACGTGATGTCAAACGCCGCCGTTGCAAGGAGCTTCACTGCCTATCTGGGCACAGCTATTGGAGTCTCCACCGATAAATGGAGACTCACTGTCCCTTCACTCCCAGACGGTTTCAACCAAATCGATATTGTCGCAGTCCTCGTCGTTTTAATCATCACCCTCATCATCTGCTACAGGTCCGAGTCCACGAAAATCATACCTATCCTCACTTTCTGGTTCGCATTCCAAGTTTTTCAATCTCACTTCACCTTTCATTGGTTCTTTCAGTACGAGGGAGAGCTCGGTGGTGAACATGGTGTTGACGGCGCTACACATTTTGTTCATAGCGTTCGTGATACTGGTGGGATTCTGGCAAGGAGACTGGACGAACTTCACCAAACCCGGAGACCCGGAACACCACCCATCCGGGTTCTTTCCGTTCGGGGCTTCGGGCGTTTTCGAAGGGGCAGCTATGGTCTACCTCAGCTATATAGGATACGACGCTGTTTCCACCATGGCCGAAGAAGCCCGGGATCCCGTCAAGGACATCCCTATCGGTGTCTCGGGCTCCGTCATACTCGTCACCATTCTCTACTGCCTCATGGCCGCTTCAATGTCCAAGCTCCTTCCATACGATATGGTAAATTGGAAATTCATTAGccgtatattttattttaattttaattttctcgaCAATTTATTCGTTTTTTTATACTTCTACTTTAtccaaatccaattttggtGGAGTGCGTTCGAAATGACGGACATGTCCTTAACCGTCATGCAGTTCAACGCCGAGACGCCGTTTGTGGCGGCGTTCAGAGGGAAATCAGACGGCTGGGGATGGGTTTCGAACGTGATCGGAGTGGGAGCCAGCTTCGGGATTCTAACATCCTTGTTGGTGGCGATGCTGGGGCAGGCTCGGTACATGTGCGTGATCGGACGGTCCAGCGTTGTCCCTGCCTGGTTCGCCAGGGTCCACCCCAAGACATCCACACCCGTCAACGCCTCCGCTTTTCTGGGTACGTTACACTTTTTTGCCCTTTCAAACCCCAAACGACAACCTTTTCGGACAATTTTAACTGTCTTTTACTACTGTTTATAATGGTGTGTACTGTGTGGCCATTTGGACTGCTTGGCTGCGCCCGAATCTGAACTGTTGTAATAGTTTGGCTGGGGATGGGTCCCGACTCCCAACTACACGAACGATTCGGTTTTGGAGGGCTAGTTCTGAGTTTGGGAAAATGATAAAGTTTactcttttatttcaaatagaagatagtctagtaaatttgaaattagtttTAATAAAGTGGCACCGTAGCATTTAGCTGGATTTAAATAGAGTTGTTAAATAATTGTAGGCCTTCTGAGTTTGTTTGcgttatttacttttttataagataGCTCTTGTGAAACCGGACAATGAGGGCTTCCTCGTATTGACACACTAACCAAGGATTCAAAGCTCTgattatctcaaaatttgatgaatttgtTTTAAGCGAGTTATTTAAGGGGCGATGGAGGAATTTTGCCAATGATTAGTTTTTTTGATCAAGCATACCTTTGGCGTGTTGGCACCTCCATGGATACCGTAGGTCATAACCAGGGGTTTGATTCCCATGCGTTGGGACCTTGCGCCATTGATTTTAGTCCTTTTGTGAGATGTAGGCACGGTTGCGGTAGCGCTTCTTAGTTCACGATGAATATAGTGTCATGTGGTGCAAGTGAGATTATAGGAGCATAAGGTAGAGAGAAAAAGATTTACTTGCTGAATATCGAGTGGGAGAGAGATAAATACATAAAGTGGGTCTTATGACAATAACAACTGCTAGCGACTGAGTTCATATACTTGACACCAGTGCATTGCACTCGTAGCACAGTATAATTTTGCTTTAAAATAAATGGGGTGGTTGATTTGTCTTGGTCCCTTCCACACCAAATGACCATATTTGAATTTGAAGTCTCTCCCCATTTCTGTGAGAAAGTCCACCATTTACAGATAATAAGTGTGGTCACTGTCACACATGATCAAATAATGTTGAAAGCAACTGAATGGATCTTATTGAAGAATAATCTATCCATGTCCTATCATAGTAGGAAAGTTATCTCCGTGGGACCTTTGGACTTTTCCCTTGAAATGTATTGTTATCCTAAATGATGAGAATTCCGTTTTGGATGAAAACATTGGAAGTGAAACTACGAAAGTCATTTTGTGCTATATCTTTCTCACGCATACGTATCATATCCTTGCAGGAGTCTTCACTGCAGCCATTGCCCTTTTCACTGAGCTGAGAGTCCTGGTCGACCTTGTTTCCATTGGCACACTTTTTGTCTTCTACATGGTGGCAAATGCTGTGATCTACAGACGTTATGTTGCACAGGGGACAACAGATCCGCGACCGACCGTGTTTTTCTTGTGCTCATTTACCCTTACCTCCACCATATTCACCCTCACTTGGAAATTTGCACCACCGGGACAGCCTAAAGGCTTCATGCTCAGTGCCTGCGGTGTAATTGCACTGGCATTAATGCAGATTTTCCATTGTATGGTTCCACAAGCTAGGAAGCCCGAGTTCTGGGGTGTCCCTTTGATGCCATGGATACCTTCCATATCAATATTCTTGAACATATTCTTGCTGGGTTCTCTAAATGGGCCATCCTATGTGCAGTTTGGATTATTTTCAGCTCTTGTTGTGCTCGTATATGTCTTCTACAGTGTTCATGCTAGTTTTGATGCTGAAGAAGATGAATTTTTTGGTCAAAAGAATGGTGAAAGTCATATGGAATCAAAAGAAATTGAGGACCTTGGTCTTAAAGTGTAGAATCCCTTTTGCTCAACTTTTTGTTGTTTCTTCTCAGGAGTTAAAAAACCTCTTTGTGGATTGATGGGTACTTGAAAAAGGTGCTTAAAGTAAAGGAGAAGATCAGAATAGAATATGGTAGCTTGGCTGCAAATTTTGCACAAATGGAAAATTGTACAGTCGGAGTTAGGCTTATGTTGTGAGCTCTTTGTACATCAGGTCAATTAATCCTTCAACTTTGCAAAGTTGTATATGTGACCTTGACAGTTAATGAAAGAAAAGGATGATGTAAAACAGAGGGCAAGAAGCTAATTGTTATGAAGCCATTGGCCTCttgtttttattgtaaagttgtGAATCTCTATGGGATTCTCAAGGAACTTTTATGATCTCTGTGACCAAAATCCTGAGgcaagaaaaatattttgatgattGAAGTGATGCATGAGATTGTATTCTTACTAAAATGAATTGATGTGTCTCTGTCCAGACTGCAGATGGTGGATTGAAAAAGTTAATTTCTGGTATCCATGGAGATTATTGATGTGGTCTATGGAGATTATTGATGTAATTGAGAATTAAAATGCTGTAATTGAATGACTAGAGGATGTGTTCCATCAActtttcctctccctttcttTTATGCAGTGGACAGCAATATTAGCCCAACATttctataatacaatttttgtttttcttgcacTTTTAGATGGTGGATTGAAAAAGTTAATTTCTTCTCATATGCCCTTCATTCCTTCTACTTTGTACTTAATGATATCTCTTACCCTCCCCcacaaaaattaaaggaaaaaaaaaaggtacatcCCCCCTTGGTAAATTGGGTACATGATGTCTTAGAAGAGGATTGTGGCCAACTTATATTTTCACACTATACAAACCTGCAGCATCTTTGAATTTCTGCAAGAAAATGCCATCATTTTTTGGTCAGCATAACCGTAAAGAACTATTAAACAAAACACCAAAATTTTCTTTCAGGATATGCCATAGTTTAATGGTGAAATCAATGATCCAAATATGTGTGTATGCCAgtatgtgtgtgtatttatatatatatatatatatatagagagagagagagagagagagagagagagagagagagagagagagagagagagaagaacagAAAATCAAAAGCGCATTAAAACAGCAATTCCATGTCTTATCTATTTTTCCAGTTCAGAGATGCTGATCTCTTATCGACAAAAATAGATGAATATAGAGACACAGAACCCTGGGGCCATCATGTTGGTTCAATGTTTGCTTCCATATCGTAATTAAATCCTTTTTGTCTTCTCCAACAGTCAATTGGCCATTATCATGTTTTTGGTGTCTCAACCAATTTTTCGTCCTATTCGTACCTTGTTTGGTAGTTGAGGTATTATgcaagagaaatactttaaatataaaataattataaaaaaataaatttataaattaacataattcgATACTGTACGTtcgattgtaaagttatttttatcttaaaataaatttaacagatTACATGAAGTTACATTATTttacaagtttatttttatataatccttTTATATCTGTAACAAAATAGTTACATTTCATTTTCTACTTAATTGTAGTAAAAGTAGTGGAAGGCAAATATTCCACCACTACTCTGTAATTGAATTTTGGAGTGTAAAGGGAAAATTCTATCTTTTGATTCGTCAATTTCCATATATTTAGGGAATCTTGACCTTCTCTTTTATActtctttttttgaaaagaagaacCTCAATTCATATTCATCTTAAAGCATTGAAGCTTGGATACACGAGGGGAGTCCCTCCAATAcaatgctctcctcagagagtTTAAGTGCATCTTTAGCTAGCAAATGAGCTATAACATTACTGGACCTTGGGGTAAACTGCACAGTACACTGTTCCATCGACTTAATCTTATGCTTAATGTCCTGGATAATCATGCCTCCTGAGTTCCACTTCTCTATGTCACAGTTAATATCATCCACCACTGTCTTAGCATCACCCTCTAGTATTACTCTATTGATATGTAACTGTTGACACAGAGAAATTGCTTTTAAAGCTCCTAGTGTCTCTGCTATAACAGGGTCTGGAAATGAAGCCCTTTGACATCTGAGTGTAGCCACAACCCTACCCCTCCAGTCTCTGATAATCACTCCTATTCCTATTCTGCATTTGGCCCTGTCCACCGATGCATCCCAATTTGCCTTATGAAACTGGTCAGGAGGAGCAAACCAGTAAGACTGGACCTGAGTTGCGTCTGTTCTTACTGCCCCTTCTTTCTGGTTTGCCTCTCTATATGCACTAACTTTTTGATTGGCAGCCTTTACAATAGCAATGGGGTCCAAGAACTCACCTTCAAACACATAAATGTTCCTTCTCCTCCATAGCATATATGCAGTTGCAGCAAAGACTGCAAGACTATGCTCATCTAGCCCCTCAAGCAATCCTGTAACCAGCTCCTTAAAGGGAATGTCCACCACCTTTTGCTTATGTGAACCATTAATATGAAACCCCCATACATCCTGGGCAGATCAGTAGGACCAAAGTGCATGAGTTGTAGTCTCTAATTCAAAAGTACAGATTGGGCACAAAGGGGATAAAACAATTTTCCTCTTCACTAGTTGCTGGTTGGTAGGCAGTGAATCATGACAGGCTCTCCATAAGAGCATACGTGTGGCACTTGGAACCTTTATCTTCCAGAGTCTAGTCCATATGTCACTCTTCTGTCCCACCTAAGAGGATTGTCCTTTGTGAACTGCTGCCATTTCTCCTGCCAGGTAGTAAGCACTCCTAACCGAGAATTTACCATCCCTGGAACACCTCCATATCAGCTTGTCCTGAGCTCTACACACACTGATGGGAATTCTGCTCACCAAATCCACTTCCTCCTCCATGAAGACCTTTTTAAGAGTTACCATATTCCATTCCCCTGATACTGGGTCAATCAATGCAGACACCCTACTATTAACAAATTCAACTTGTAAAGGGGACCGTACTTTATAGGAAGAGGGACTCGGGAGCCACCTATCCTCCCAAATATTCACTGAAGCACCATTTCCTATTCTCCATATAAGGCCCTCTTGCAGGACTGGTCTAGCCTCCATAAAGCTTCTCCATAAAAAAGAGGCATTACTCCCCACCTTGGCCTTTAGGAAATCTGTTCTAAAGAAGTACTTAGCTTTGAGCACTCTTGCTGCTAGGGAAGAGGGGTGTTGAATGATCCTCCACCCCTGCTTTGCTAGAAGAGCCAGATTAAATTCTTCAAAGTCCCTATAACCCAACCCTCCCTCCTTTTTTGATTTACCCATTTGTTTCCATGGGATCCATTGAGTCTTGGTCCTTTCTTCTCTGCTACCCCACCAGAACTTTTTCATTAACTTGTTAATTGCATTGAGCACTGCCCTAGGGAGTTTAAAAATGCTCATGCAGTATGTTGGAATTGCTTGGACTATAGACTTCATCAGAACTTCCTTGCCTGCCTGTGAAAGGAATTTAACCTTCCAATTGTTCATCCTATTTCTTATGGACTCCAGAATAGGTCTGAAGGCTGCCACTTTGTGTCTACCAACGTATGAAGGGAGGCCAAGGTATTTCTCATATGATCTTGCTTCACTcagattagctccagccaataTAGCTTCCTTGGTTTCTGTTCGTGTGTTCTTGCTGAAAAACAGTGCAGTTTTCTCCATGTTTTCTCCATCTTGCTTCTCTTTTATACTTCTGTGGTATAATTCTTTTGGTGAAAGATTTTTGTCGTACTTATGAAAAGTTTTGCGTTTgttcttttctaatttttttttttttaaatttacatatatatagcatCTACAATCGCTTCTCCACCTGCCGAAAATGCAATGCAATACCTCTTTCTATCGTTCTATCgttacaaaaaggaaaaatgatatttataattataaagtatgtaaagattgtatatttatttttaaaaaataagtaaatataagatctatataaaaaaattaattttttaataatagatcttttataaaaagaacaCACGATCCCTATACAGTacataattatatctaatattattttatccaAAAGAGAGGATGTTGATGGAGATGTTAGAATCAATAGTTGAGTTGTAGTTCAACCAATTCTTTCTAAATATCAAAATTACCTATCAATCAAAATTTCTTTAtgcaataaaattaattttatgtctattttataataaaaataaatttataatgtaacGTACCGcatcaaatcatatcaatttatagatttatttttttgtaatcacTTTATAGCTaaattatttctcttctttttatgtcattactttcattatttgttttgtaatttctgCAATAAAACAATGTTGCCTGAATAATTCTTGAAGAtcgttatcatttttttttttttcaattgaatgATAATGATGCTCCAAAAGCATCTGGGAGATGaggctccaaaaaaaaaaaacaaaaagtaaattaGAAATGTGGATTCTCTGCAAGTGGACTTGCAATTGGTGGTTCCACTACTTGGATTCTTAAGTCAAAAGGATGGAAAAGGCAATATGAAGACCAATgcaaaaaatctaaattcaaaGATAATAATATTCCTTAGGAATCCaatttgatcaaccaaatttTATTCcataaagtaaaatttaaaaaaaaaaaatctaatttttttctctctcttttcaatctTCATGTGGCTTTAAGAAAAGTTAGATGTTTTTATATGTTAGTTATATCTATCAGATTGAAAATTTGTCTTATTCGTATTGTCAAAATTAAAGCGAATTGAATTTAGACCTGATTTGGTTACACATAATTAAActatattatctcatctcatttcatataattattataattttttcaaatttttacacaaaatataataaacaattcaattttttcaaatcttaaaaaaaaaaaaaattatattataacaatattttattcaacttttaacaaaatatcttatctcatatcatctgaACCGCATAACCAAACGACAACTTCATCAGTAATAATACCCACGCAACtgtattttaaaataatggtatttttataaagtgataTTACATCTCTCATTTGACAACATAGTTATATAAAGTATTGTGAAAAGTATTACATATTATCCTTTTTCCTTATCAAATCTGTTGAAGCACTTGAGAGGAGGATCTTTAAAGCTACATATTCGAAATCCTATTGCTTCTTTGCATAGATTGAGTAATGATATGTTACAATTATTTCGAAATTTGTTTTATATCCGGCCAATATGATGATGCCACGTCATAAAAAATACCaatctttctcatttttcaggttcaaattttaaataaataggtAGAA is a window from the Carya illinoinensis cultivar Pawnee chromosome 14, C.illinoinensisPawnee_v1, whole genome shotgun sequence genome containing:
- the LOC122294149 gene encoding cationic amino acid transporter 6, chloroplastic-like; the protein is MESHGSSFSSLQAYFRALSQTPTRLSRRAGSVSTSFDEVSRVRARSGPYMQRTLRWFDLVGFGVGGMVGAGVFVSTGRGALCAGPALVLSYAIAGLCALLSAFCYTEFAVDMPVAGGAFSYLRVTFGEFAAFLTGANLVMDYVMSNAAVARSFTAYLGTAIGVSTDKWRLTVPSLPDGFNQIDIVAVLVVLIITLIICYSTRESSVVNMVLTALHILFIAFVILVGFWQGDWTNFTKPGDPEHHPSGFFPFGASGVFEGAAMVYLSYIGYDAVSTMAEEARDPVKDIPIGVSGSVILVTILYCLMAASMSKLLPYDMFNAETPFVAAFRGKSDGWGWVSNVIGVGASFGILTSLLVAMLGQARYMCVIGRSSVVPAWFARVHPKTSTPVNASAFLGVFTAAIALFTELRVLVDLVSIGTLFVFYMVANAVIYRRYVAQGTTDPRPTVFFLCSFTLTSTIFTLTWKFAPPGQPKGFMLSACGVIALALMQIFHCMVPQARKPEFWGVPLMPWIPSISIFLNIFLLGSLNGPSYVQFGLFSALVVLVYVFYSVHASFDAEEDEFFGQKNGESHMESKEIEDLGLKV